Proteins encoded together in one Procambarus clarkii isolate CNS0578487 chromosome 11, FALCON_Pclarkii_2.0, whole genome shotgun sequence window:
- the LOC138363537 gene encoding mucin-22-like gives MTGYNGCKPGRLVTDGSKPRRLVTNGSKPRRLVTNGSKPGRLVTDGSKPRRLVTNGSKPQRLVTDGSKPQRLVTHGSKPRRLLTDGSKPRRLVTNGSKPQRLVTDGSKPRRLVTDGSKPRRLVTNGSKQWRLVTDGSKPRRLVTDGSKPQRLATDGSKPQRLVTDGSKPRRLVTDGSKPQRLATDGSKPQRLVTDGSKPQRLATDGSKPQRLVTDGSKPRRLVTDGSKPRRLVTNGSKPRRLVTDGSKPRRLVTDGSKPQRLATDGSKPRRLVTDGSKPWRLVTDGSKPRRLVTDGSKPRRLVTDGSKPQRLVTDGSKPRRLVTDGSKPQRLVTDGSKPRRLVTDGSKPQRLVTDGSKPRRLVTDGSKPQRLVTDGSKPRRLVTVGSNHSAW, from the coding sequence ATGACTGGTTATAATGGGTGTAAACCAGGGCGCCTGGTGACCGACGGGAGTAAACCAAGGCGCCTGGTGACCAACGGGAGTAAACCAAGGCGCCTGGTGACCAACGGGAGTAAACCAGGACGCCTGGTGACCGACGGGAGTAAACCAAGGCGCCTGGTGACCAACGGGAGTAAACCACAGCGCCTGGTAACCGACGGGAGTAAACCACAGCGCCTGGTGACCCACGGGAGTAAACCAAGGCGCCTGCTGACCGACGGGAGTAAACCAAGGCGCCTGGTGACCAACGGGAGTAAACCACAGCGCCTGGTGACCGACGGGAGTAAACCAAGGCGCCTGGTGACCGACGGGAGTAAACCAAGGCGCCTGGTGACCAACGGGAGTAAACAATGGCGCCTGGTAACCGACGGGAGTAAACCACGGCGCCTGGTGACCGACGGGAGTAAACCACAGCGCCTGGCGACCGACGGGAGTAAACCACAGCGCCTGGTGACCGACGGGAGTAAACCACGGCGCCTGGTGACCGACGGGAGTAAACCACAGCGCCTGGCGACCGACGGGAGTAAACCACAGCGCCTGGTGACCGACGGGAGTAAACCACAGCGCCTGGCGACCGACGGGAGTAAACCACAGCGCCTGGTGACCGACGGGAGTAAACCAAGGCGCCTGGTGACCGACGGGAGTAAACCAAGGCGCCTGGTGACCAACGGGAGTAAACCAAGGCGCCTGGTGACCGACGGGAGTAAACCAAGGCGCCTGGTGACCGACGGGAGTAAACCACAGCGCCTGGCGACCGACGGGAGTAAACCAAGGCGCCTGGTGACCGACGGGAGTAAACCATGGCGCCTGGTGACCGACGGGAGTAAACCACGGCGCCTTGTGACCGACGGGAGTAAACCAAGGCGCCTGGTGACCGACGGAAGTAAACCACAGCGCCTGGTGACCGACGGGAGTAAACCAAGGCGCCTGGTGACCGACGGGAGTAAACCACAGCGCCTGGTGACCGACGGAAGTAAACCAAGGCGCCTGGTGACCGACGGAAGTAAACCACAGCGCCTGGTGACCGACGGGAGTAAACCAAGGCGCCTGGTGACCGACGGAAGTAAACCACAGCGCCTGGTGACCGACGGGAGTAAACCAAGGCGCCTCGTGACAGTCGGAAGTAACCACAGCGCCTGGTGA
- the LOC138363538 gene encoding actin nucleation-promoting factor WAS-like, with amino-acid sequence MPGGGDRPELGTPKTKAEAGEAAPPPPTKQGAPKTKAEAGEAAPPPPTKPEAESQNPPCEHLSLGPAPTHQAGQHPRQGGPPTHGEPEQMDAGETSTAGTKVPTLAQTPTAGSTPCTSTTPPTCTPTFHCTEEEPSESSTSHSAAHSRRGNTLLAIRERFNTSR; translated from the coding sequence ATGCCCGGTGGAGGCGATCGCCCCGAGCTGGGGACACCGAAGACGAAGGCTGAGGCTGGAGAGGCGGCACCACCGCCACCGACGAAACAGGGGGCACCGAAGACGAAGGCTGAGGCTGGAGAGGCGGCACCACCGCCACCGACGAAACCAGAGGCAGAGTCACAGAACCCACCGTGCGAACATCTTTCtttaggaccagcaccaacccaccaAGCTGGCCAACATCCTCGGCAGGGGGGACCCCCCACCCATGGGGAACCAGAACAAATGGATGCGGGCGAGACATCCACAGCAGGAACCAAAGTCCCCACACTGGCCCAAACCCCTACAGCAGGGTCCACGCCATGCACcagtaccacaccacccacctgcacaccAACATTCCATTGCACAGAGGAAGAGCCCTCAGAGTCCTCAACATCACATTCTGCCGCCCACTCACGAAGGGGCAACACACTCCTAGCCATTCGAGAACGTTTCAACACAAGTCGCTGA